The following are encoded in a window of Megalops cyprinoides isolate fMegCyp1 chromosome 16, fMegCyp1.pri, whole genome shotgun sequence genomic DNA:
- the LOC118790774 gene encoding gamma-aminobutyric acid receptor subunit alpha-4-like: MEYTMDIFFRQMWVDKRLQFEGTIEILRLNNLMVEKIWTPDTFFRNAKKSFAHNMTTPNKMFRIMQDGTVLYTMKLTISADCPMSLLNFPMDGHACPLKFGSYAYPKSEILYTWKKGPSASVEVPKESSSLLQYDLVGQTASNETLRLNTGEYSVQVIHFILERKLGYYLIQTYIPLIMIVVLSQVSFWINKESVPARTVAGITTVLTMTTLSISARSSLPKVAYATAMDWFIAVCFAFVVSALIEFAAVNYFTTLKTNREQRKRAALEAAAADSDEDIPSPPSDGSGSLKRRMNSVSRSEQGVPLRVPIFLQQGSAMPPNHILTGTSIIDKYSRIVFPLSFAAFNLVYWIVYLNKDTMEPSRDGD; encoded by the exons ATG GAGTATACCATGGACATATTCTTTCGTCAAATGTGGGTTGACAAGAGGTTGCAGTTTGAAGGGACTATTGAGATCCTCCGGCTCAACAACCTCATGGTCGAGAAGATCTGGACGCCAGACACCTTCTTTCGGAATGCAAAGAAGTCCTTTGCTCACAACATGACCACTCCAAACAAGATGTTCCGCATCATGCAGGATGGAACTGTTCTCTACACCATGAA ACTTACTATAAGTGCAGACTGTCCAATGAGTTTGTTGAACTTTCCCATGGATGGACATGCCTGTCCACTTAAGTTTGGCAGCT ATGCCTACCCCAAAAGTGAAATTCTCTACACGTGGAAAAAGGGACCATCAGCATCAGTAGAAGTACCTAAAGAATCATCAAGCTTGCTCCAGTATGATCTAGTGGGTCAGACAGCATCCAATGAAACACTGCGGCTTAACACAG GAGAATACTCAGTCCAGGTCATCCATTTTATCCTGGAAAGGAAACTTGGCTACTATCTCATTCAAACATACATCCCACTGATCATGATTGTCGTGCTGTCACAAGTGTCATTTTGGATCAACAAAGAGTCCGTTCCTGCACGAACTGTGGCAG GTATAACCACTGTGCTCACCATGACCACTCTCAGCATCAGCGCTCGATCCTCGCTGCCCAAAGTGGCCTACGCCACAGCCATGGACTGGTTCATCGCTGTGTGCTTCGCCTTCGTCGTCTCTGCCCTCATCGAGTTTGCTGCCGTCAACTACTTCACCACGCTGAAGACCAACAGGGAGCAGCGCAAGAGAGCAGCGCTGGAGGCGGCGGCCGCAGACAGCGACGAGGACATTCCGTCG CCTCCATCTGACGGCAGCGGCAGCCTGAAGAGGAGGATGAACTCGGTGTCCCGCAGCGAGCAGGGCGTGCCCCTGCGGGTGCCCATCTTCCTCCAGCAGGGCTCCGCCATGCCACCCAACCACATCCTGACGGGCACCAGCATCATCGACAAGTACTCACGCATCGTCTTCCCCCTGTCCTTTGCCGCCTTCAACCTGGTGTACTGGATCGTATACCTCAACAAGGACACCATGGAGCCATCAAG GGATGGTGACTGA